A genomic region of Roseateles amylovorans contains the following coding sequences:
- a CDS encoding LysR family transcriptional regulator — translation MTALNYRHLHYFWVVAKEGGFARAADRLGMAVQTISAQVRELERSLGHQLLKPEGRGLVLTEAGQAAFARAEEIFQIGQLVPHEVHEAATQRVVRLSVGLSDGLSKLAAHALLAPVLETPHLRLVCHEGEVDQLLGELALHHLDLVLTDQPAPVNPTLRITSQLLASTSVDWWGPVELIERARRAPGKSFPYNLETLPVLLPTRHASLRAGLERWFEQHHIRPHVVGEFEDSALMSVFAARGLGVFPVSRLGADDLSMMSGLHLLGQTEVVEDVHGIYSRRGQNHPLVATLLAHRRGLTGAALTPASVVDDPAEVEIDS, via the coding sequence ATGACTGCGCTGAACTACCGCCACCTGCACTATTTCTGGGTCGTCGCCAAAGAAGGCGGCTTTGCCCGCGCGGCTGATCGGCTGGGCATGGCGGTCCAGACCATCAGCGCCCAGGTGCGCGAGCTCGAGCGTTCGCTGGGCCATCAACTGCTCAAGCCGGAAGGTCGGGGGCTGGTGCTGACCGAGGCCGGCCAGGCCGCCTTTGCCCGCGCCGAGGAGATCTTCCAGATCGGCCAACTGGTCCCGCACGAGGTGCATGAAGCCGCCACCCAACGGGTGGTGCGGCTCTCGGTCGGCCTGTCTGACGGGCTGTCCAAACTGGCGGCCCATGCCTTGCTGGCACCGGTGCTGGAAACCCCGCATCTGCGCCTCGTCTGCCATGAAGGCGAGGTGGATCAGCTGCTGGGCGAGTTGGCGCTGCATCATCTGGATTTAGTACTCACTGACCAGCCAGCCCCCGTCAATCCGACACTCCGCATCACCAGCCAGCTGCTGGCCAGCACGTCGGTGGACTGGTGGGGACCGGTGGAACTGATCGAGCGGGCCCGCCGCGCGCCGGGCAAGTCCTTCCCCTACAACCTGGAGACGCTGCCGGTCCTGCTGCCCACTCGGCATGCCTCGCTGCGCGCCGGCCTGGAGCGCTGGTTCGAACAGCATCACATCCGCCCGCATGTGGTGGGCGAGTTCGAGGACAGCGCCCTGATGAGCGTGTTTGCGGCCCGTGGCCTGGGCGTGTTTCCGGTCAGCCGACTGGGCGCGGATGACCTCTCCATGATGAGTGGCCTGCATCTGCTGGGCCAGACGGAGGTGGTGGAAGACGTCCACGGCATCTATTCGCGACGGGGACAGAACCATCCCTTGGTGGCGACGCTGCTGGCGCACCGACGGGGGCTGACGGGCGCGGCCCTCACGCCGGCATCCGTGGTCGACGATCCCGCCGAGGTTGAAATCGATTCGTAA
- a CDS encoding trans-sulfuration enzyme family protein, with protein MSQSPKNDTAGAAHGHDDASLRFDTRAIHGGQHPDPLTGAVMPPIYATSTYRQQSPGVHQGYEYGRTHNPTRQAYERAIASLESGVQGYAFSSGLAAMATVLDTLDAGSHIVAGDDLYGGSYRLFERVRKRSAGLQVTYVDSSDPENVRAALRPETKMIWIETPSNPLLKLTDLAAVARIARAHGALAIADNTFASPWAQRPLELGFDAVMHSATKYLNGHSDVISGVVVVGGEARQAALREQLEFLHNAIGSIAGPFDSFLALRGLKTLALRMARHNESALTLARWLEGQPKVRRVHYPGLESHPQQALAKQQMRGGGGMISVQLDTDLAGARRFLERVQIFSLAESLGGVESLISLPALMTHASIPLETRERLGITDSLVRISAGIEDVEDLRADLQAGLDAV; from the coding sequence ATGAGCCAGTCTCCCAAGAACGATACCGCCGGCGCTGCGCACGGCCACGACGACGCCTCGCTGCGTTTCGATACCCGCGCCATCCATGGCGGCCAGCATCCCGATCCGCTGACTGGTGCGGTCATGCCGCCGATCTATGCGACCAGCACCTACCGGCAGCAGAGCCCCGGCGTGCACCAGGGCTATGAATACGGCCGCACCCACAACCCGACCCGCCAGGCCTACGAGCGGGCCATCGCCAGCCTGGAGAGCGGCGTGCAGGGCTATGCGTTCTCCTCCGGCCTGGCAGCGATGGCCACCGTGCTGGACACGCTGGATGCCGGATCGCACATCGTCGCCGGCGACGACCTGTATGGCGGCAGCTATCGCCTGTTCGAGCGGGTGCGCAAGCGCAGCGCCGGGCTGCAGGTCACCTATGTGGACAGCAGTGATCCGGAGAATGTGCGAGCTGCCCTGCGTCCCGAGACCAAGATGATCTGGATCGAGACGCCCAGCAATCCCTTGCTCAAGCTCACCGACCTGGCGGCCGTCGCCCGGATCGCGCGGGCGCATGGGGCGCTCGCCATTGCCGATAACACCTTCGCCAGCCCCTGGGCGCAACGTCCGCTGGAGCTGGGCTTTGATGCGGTGATGCACTCCGCCACCAAGTACCTCAACGGTCACAGTGATGTGATTTCGGGCGTGGTGGTGGTGGGCGGCGAGGCGCGCCAGGCGGCGCTGCGTGAGCAGCTTGAGTTCCTGCACAACGCCATTGGCTCGATCGCGGGACCCTTCGACAGCTTCCTCGCGCTGCGCGGACTGAAGACGCTGGCCTTGCGCATGGCCCGCCATAACGAGAGCGCGCTGACATTGGCGCGCTGGCTGGAGGGCCAACCCAAGGTCCGGCGGGTTCACTATCCCGGGCTGGAAAGCCATCCCCAGCAGGCCCTCGCCAAGCAGCAGATGCGCGGCGGTGGCGGCATGATCAGCGTCCAGCTGGACACCGACCTGGCTGGCGCGCGACGGTTCCTCGAACGGGTGCAGATCTTCTCGCTGGCGGAGAGCCTGGGCGGCGTGGAGAGCCTGATCTCGCTGCCCGCGCTGATGACGCATGCGTCCATCCCGCTCGAAACCCGTGAGCGGCTCGGCATCACCGATTCGTTGGTGCGCATCTCTGCCGGCATCGAGGATGTCGAGGACCTGCGCGCCGACCTGCAGGCGGGCCTGGACGCGGTCTGA
- a CDS encoding pyridoxal-phosphate dependent enzyme, whose product MLDLIGNTPLVPVHRLDTGPCQLFLKLESQNPGGSIKDRIGLSMIEAAERDGLLQPGGTVVEATAGNTGLGLALVARAKGYRVALVVPDKMSAEKVLQLKALGAEVHITRSDVGKGHPDYYQDRAAKLVLDIPGAWYADQFNNPNNPLAHETTTGPEIWQQVGHRIDAMVCGVGSGGTLTGLSRFFSKVRPGMDMVLADPAGSILKDYVETGTYGEAGSWAVEGIGEDFVPPIADLSGVRHAYTITDEESFATARALYKAEGILAGSSTGTLLAAALKYCRAQTTPKRVVTFVCDTGTRYLSKVYNDPWMFDQGLLKRASQGDLRDLIARRTEDGAVVSVSPEDTLATAFSRMRQAEVSQLPVLREGRLVGLLDESDLLAQMHMDARHFKDRVDSAMSHDVQTLPPNAPLSDLIAQLRKGLVAVIADDRGFYGLVTRFDLLNHLRKGLS is encoded by the coding sequence GTGCTGGACCTGATCGGCAACACGCCGCTGGTGCCCGTCCACCGGCTCGACACCGGCCCCTGCCAACTCTTCCTGAAGCTGGAATCGCAGAACCCCGGCGGATCGATCAAGGATCGCATCGGGCTGTCCATGATCGAGGCCGCCGAGCGTGACGGCCTGCTGCAACCCGGCGGCACCGTGGTCGAGGCCACCGCCGGCAACACCGGCCTGGGTCTGGCGCTCGTGGCGCGAGCCAAGGGCTACCGGGTGGCGTTGGTGGTGCCGGACAAGATGTCCGCGGAAAAGGTGCTGCAGCTCAAGGCGCTCGGCGCCGAGGTGCACATCACCCGGTCCGATGTGGGCAAGGGCCATCCCGACTACTACCAGGACCGCGCGGCGAAATTGGTGCTCGACATCCCCGGTGCCTGGTATGCCGACCAGTTCAACAATCCCAACAATCCGCTGGCCCACGAGACCACCACCGGTCCCGAGATCTGGCAGCAGGTCGGCCACCGGATCGATGCGATGGTGTGCGGCGTGGGCTCTGGCGGCACCCTGACCGGTCTGTCGCGGTTCTTCTCGAAGGTGAGGCCGGGCATGGACATGGTGCTGGCCGATCCGGCCGGATCCATCCTCAAGGACTATGTCGAGACCGGTACTTACGGCGAGGCCGGCTCCTGGGCGGTCGAAGGCATCGGCGAGGACTTCGTCCCGCCCATCGCCGACCTGAGCGGGGTGCGCCACGCCTACACCATCACCGATGAAGAAAGCTTCGCCACCGCGCGGGCGCTCTACAAGGCCGAGGGCATCCTCGCCGGCTCGTCCACCGGCACGCTGCTGGCGGCCGCGCTGAAGTACTGCCGGGCGCAGACCACGCCCAAGCGGGTCGTCACCTTTGTCTGCGACACCGGCACCCGTTATCTGTCCAAGGTCTACAACGATCCCTGGATGTTCGACCAGGGCCTGCTCAAGCGCGCGAGCCAGGGTGACCTGCGCGACCTGATCGCGCGGCGGACCGAGGACGGTGCGGTGGTCAGCGTGAGCCCGGAAGACACGCTCGCGACCGCCTTCTCCCGCATGCGCCAGGCCGAGGTCTCGCAACTGCCGGTGCTGCGCGAGGGCCGCCTGGTGGGCCTGCTGGACGAGTCGGATCTGCTGGCCCAGATGCACATGGATGCGCGTCACTTCAAGGACCGCGTCGACAGCGCCATGAGCCATGATGTGCAGACGTTGCCGCCGAATGCGCCGCTGTCCGACCTGATCGCGCAACTGCGCAAGGGCCTGGTGGCCGTGATTGCCGACGATCGCGGCTTCTACGGCCTCGTCACTCGATTCGACCTGTTGAACCACCTGCGAAAGGGCTTGTCATGA